The Desulfuromonas versatilis genome has a segment encoding these proteins:
- a CDS encoding carboxypeptidase-like regulatory domain-containing protein, which translates to MNLGSWGKFFVFFAVFLGVMGGFNDALALDPLTEADCRCCHGDTLADRHHLLVPTSNLECLDCHEMVLNSATSLFEPRVVRDCKVCHTGSLADRHHLLVNTGTFDCFSCHSVEVDPVTNTFVPTLDRPCVETPPVTTGSITGSVSASDGSGLGGARVAAADGSFSTTTTSQGAFQIDGVPAGALELVASKTGFSTVSRSLNVVAGQVSSIGFVLTALPTTGTISGSVLDQGGNPISGASVSTDAGGHSTLSAADGTYLLSAIPAGPYVVTAAKSGFSSSALPVSLSGGQATILDLVLTALGPEICTDQADNDGDGQIDCADSDCAGSAACATSEPEICFNGIDDDNDGLTDCLDSDCNGDPACIPEPQPEMCSNGLDDDGDGLADCDDSDCTADPACIVVPLPEICNNGLDDDGDLLTDCADSDCLGNPACVISVPEVCNNGVDDDGDGLVDCADSECNADPVCATVIDPEICYNGIDDDRDGRIDCADSDCFFQPGCGKAENCTNGIDDDRDGLKDCADSDCQGTPACSIEICDNGQDDDGDGKVDCQDPECGTFNLCAGNQAAEICNNGIDDDGDGREDCRDRDCRRAPECRRLDYDWKRIRKSNTAYSTSYDISRDDDSEDDDSEDEERSSSYRYSGDRYRSWYRDRD; encoded by the coding sequence ATGAATTTGGGGAGTTGGGGGAAGTTTTTTGTCTTTTTTGCGGTCTTTCTGGGGGTCATGGGCGGTTTCAATGACGCCCTGGCACTGGACCCGCTCACCGAGGCCGATTGTCGCTGCTGCCACGGCGACACCCTGGCCGACCGCCATCACCTGCTGGTGCCCACCAGCAATCTCGAATGTCTCGATTGCCACGAAATGGTTCTTAACAGCGCCACCTCGCTGTTCGAACCCCGGGTCGTGCGCGACTGCAAAGTCTGCCACACCGGCTCTCTGGCCGACCGTCACCACCTGCTGGTGAACACCGGCACCTTCGACTGTTTCAGCTGCCACTCGGTCGAGGTCGATCCGGTCACCAACACCTTCGTCCCCACTCTGGACCGGCCTTGCGTCGAGACCCCCCCGGTGACCACGGGGAGCATCACCGGTTCCGTGTCCGCAAGCGACGGCTCCGGGCTTGGAGGCGCGCGGGTCGCTGCCGCGGACGGCAGTTTTTCCACCACGACCACCAGCCAGGGAGCCTTTCAGATCGACGGCGTCCCCGCGGGGGCCCTCGAACTGGTCGCCAGCAAGACGGGCTTCAGCACCGTATCCCGATCCCTGAACGTGGTTGCCGGGCAGGTTTCCAGCATCGGCTTTGTTCTCACCGCACTGCCTACCACCGGCACGATTTCGGGGAGCGTCCTTGACCAGGGCGGCAACCCCATTTCCGGAGCGAGCGTTTCCACCGACGCCGGCGGCCACAGTACATTGAGCGCAGCCGATGGCACCTACCTGCTCTCGGCGATTCCCGCGGGCCCCTATGTGGTTACCGCGGCAAAGAGCGGCTTCAGCAGCAGTGCCCTGCCGGTTTCCCTGAGCGGCGGACAGGCGACGATTCTCGACTTGGTGCTTACGGCCCTGGGCCCGGAAATCTGCACCGACCAGGCTGACAACGACGGTGACGGGCAAATCGACTGCGCCGACAGCGATTGTGCCGGCAGCGCGGCCTGCGCGACCAGCGAACCGGAAATCTGCTTCAACGGCATTGACGACGACAACGACGGCTTGACCGATTGCCTGGACAGCGACTGCAACGGAGACCCGGCCTGCATCCCCGAACCCCAGCCCGAAATGTGCAGCAACGGTTTGGACGATGACGGTGACGGGCTGGCCGACTGCGACGACAGCGACTGCACGGCCGATCCGGCCTGCATCGTCGTGCCCTTGCCGGAGATCTGCAACAACGGCCTGGACGATGACGGCGACCTGCTCACCGACTGCGCCGATTCGGACTGCCTGGGGAACCCGGCCTGCGTGATCAGCGTTCCCGAGGTCTGCAACAACGGGGTGGATGATGATGGCGACGGGCTGGTGGACTGCGCGGACAGCGAGTGCAATGCCGACCCGGTCTGCGCCACGGTGATCGATCCGGAAATCTGCTACAACGGCATCGATGACGACCGCGACGGCCGGATCGACTGCGCCGATTCCGACTGCTTTTTCCAGCCCGGCTGCGGCAAAGCCGAAAACTGCACCAACGGCATTGATGACGACCGCGACGGGCTGAAAGACTGCGCCGACAGCGACTGCCAGGGGACCCCGGCCTGCAGCATCGAGATCTGTGACAATGGCCAAGATGACGACGGGGACGGGAAGGTCGACTGCCAGGACCCCGAGTGCGGAACCTTCAACCTCTGTGCCGGCAACCAGGCCGCGGAGATCTGCAACAACGGGATCGATGATGACGGTGACGGGCGTGAGGACTGCCGCGATCGGGATTGCCGGCGGGCTCCCGAATGCCGCAGGCTCGACTACGATTGGAAGCGGATCAGAAAAAGCAACACGGCCTACAGCACCTCCTATGATATCTCCAGGGATGACGACTCTGAGGATGACGATTCGGAGGACGAGGAGCGCTCATCCTCTTACCGGTATTCCGGGGATCGTTATCGCAGCTGGTACCGAGATAGGGATTGA
- a CDS encoding VOC family protein encodes MECLMDHIVLNVTDMDAMLEFYTGILEMPAERLSAFRAGEVPFPSVRLNADTIIDLFPEALWKNTAVPGPCGAHLNHFCLGMSREAWEGLRERLEKAATPIEAGPVKRWGAHGTGISLYFRDPENNLIEARYYAVADDHRSCRLGS; translated from the coding sequence ATGGAATGCCTGATGGATCATATCGTGCTCAACGTGACCGACATGGATGCCATGCTCGAGTTCTACACCGGAATCCTCGAGATGCCGGCCGAACGGCTGAGCGCCTTCCGGGCCGGCGAGGTCCCGTTCCCCTCGGTGCGGCTGAACGCGGATACCATCATCGATCTTTTCCCCGAGGCCCTCTGGAAGAATACTGCCGTGCCCGGTCCTTGTGGAGCCCACCTGAACCATTTCTGCCTGGGGATGAGCCGGGAGGCCTGGGAAGGACTCAGAGAAAGGCTGGAAAAAGCCGCAACGCCCATCGAAGCCGGCCCGGTAAAACGCTGGGGGGCCCATGGAACAGGGATTTCTCTCTACTTCCGCGACCCGGAGAACAACCTGATCGAGGCGCGTTACTACGCCGTGGCGGACGACCACCGCAGCTGCCGGCTCGGATCGTAG
- a CDS encoding YdgA family protein, translating to MKKLTIVILILAVLCAGWAGATYYIGGQAQERYENLLQQYAQLGPVTLSGKDYQRGLLSSEAETLVEFTLPSVEDQQEPTEPVTLVFRHTLRHGPLTLSPALAQVETRLVSVVPDSGEFARVLAKVPELAEPFAFVRVNLDGSMNSRIELPAFQEMTEEGHFTWGGFRFEMDSAPGMKTLVGSFDLPKVELQEADVDFTWDGFRGQFDLTETRPLLYVGTNKATFGSMEMSLPEHEGGPRKTVRMEGFEVVTESSSDGKLIRYVQSMQFAGLTVEGKTYGPGVCEVEVSNLDCDALAGFQGDAREVYRNADNFNPDELAAQVIPLYGRLVEKLVTGNPELNIRKLHFSTPMGDFDGNVQVKLAGGQGLTLDNPAALLEHLEAAARVSVAEGLIGAVMAAAVKDNLRAAIEQGQVPPYSDEEIAALAEQQLNGQLEALVAQNFILREGGQIKTSATFNRGELAVNGQPLPLFGGQ from the coding sequence ATGAAAAAACTGACAATTGTGATCCTGATCCTGGCGGTGCTCTGTGCAGGTTGGGCCGGGGCCACCTACTACATCGGCGGCCAGGCACAGGAGCGCTACGAGAACCTGCTGCAGCAGTACGCGCAGCTGGGACCGGTCACCCTGAGCGGAAAAGACTACCAGCGGGGGCTGCTGAGCTCCGAGGCGGAAACCCTCGTCGAATTCACCCTGCCGTCGGTGGAGGACCAGCAGGAGCCGACCGAGCCGGTGACCCTGGTCTTCAGGCATACCCTGCGTCATGGCCCCCTGACCCTCTCCCCGGCCCTGGCCCAGGTGGAGACCCGCCTGGTCAGTGTCGTGCCCGATTCCGGGGAATTTGCCCGGGTGCTTGCCAAAGTCCCGGAACTGGCCGAGCCCTTCGCCTTTGTCCGGGTCAACCTCGACGGCTCGATGAACAGCCGGATCGAGCTCCCCGCCTTCCAGGAGATGACCGAAGAGGGCCATTTCACCTGGGGAGGGTTCCGGTTCGAAATGGATTCCGCCCCGGGGATGAAAACCCTGGTCGGCAGCTTCGACCTGCCCAAGGTGGAACTGCAGGAGGCCGACGTGGACTTCACCTGGGATGGCTTCCGCGGCCAATTTGACCTGACCGAGACGCGGCCGCTGCTTTATGTCGGCACCAACAAGGCCACCTTCGGCAGCATGGAGATGAGCCTTCCCGAGCACGAGGGCGGCCCGCGGAAAACGGTGCGGATGGAGGGTTTCGAGGTCGTTACCGAAAGCAGCAGCGACGGCAAGCTGATCCGTTATGTCCAGAGCATGCAGTTTGCCGGGTTGACCGTGGAAGGGAAAACCTACGGTCCCGGGGTCTGCGAGGTGGAAGTAAGCAACCTCGACTGCGATGCGCTTGCCGGATTTCAGGGGGACGCCCGGGAGGTTTACCGCAACGCGGATAACTTCAATCCCGACGAATTGGCGGCCCAGGTTATCCCCCTGTACGGCCGGTTGGTGGAAAAGCTGGTGACGGGCAATCCCGAACTGAACATCCGCAAACTTCACTTTTCTACCCCCATGGGCGACTTTGACGGGAATGTTCAGGTAAAATTGGCCGGTGGGCAGGGGCTGACCCTGGATAACCCGGCCGCCCTGCTGGAGCACCTCGAGGCCGCTGCCAGGGTCTCGGTGGCGGAAGGGCTGATCGGTGCCGTGATGGCCGCGGCGGTAAAGGACAACCTGCGCGCGGCCATCGAGCAGGGGCAGGTTCCCCCCTACAGTGACGAAGAGATTGCCGCGCTGGCCGAGCAGCAGCTGAACGGACAGCTGGAAGCGCTGGTGGCGCAGAACTTCATCCTGCGCGAGGGCGGGCAGATCAAGACCAGCGCCACCTTCAACCGTGGCGAACTGGCGGTGAACGGCCAGCCGCTGCCGCTTTTCGGCGGGCAGTAG
- a CDS encoding DUF2238 domain-containing protein yields the protein MKKALWVSVFAAVFIWSAIAPKSYFTWFLEVLPAVIAILILGFTKKSFPLTPLAYLMILVHCIILMVGGHYTYAEVPLGDLLGTGRNNYDKIGHLAQGFIPALIAREILIRKNVVNSRKWLNFFIVATCLAISAFYELIEWWVAELTGDSAEAFLGTQGYVWDTQSDMALAFFGAILSLVVLSKIHDRQLKAVA from the coding sequence ATGAAAAAAGCCCTGTGGGTTAGCGTTTTCGCCGCCGTGTTCATCTGGTCGGCCATCGCCCCGAAGAGTTACTTCACCTGGTTTCTGGAAGTTCTGCCCGCAGTCATTGCCATTCTGATTCTGGGATTTACGAAAAAGTCATTTCCCCTGACGCCCCTTGCCTACCTCATGATCCTGGTGCATTGCATCATCCTGATGGTGGGCGGTCACTACACCTACGCCGAAGTCCCCCTTGGCGATCTGCTCGGCACCGGCCGAAACAACTACGACAAAATCGGCCATCTGGCCCAGGGATTTATCCCGGCGTTGATCGCCCGCGAGATACTGATCCGCAAAAACGTGGTCAATTCCCGAAAATGGCTCAACTTTTTCATTGTCGCCACCTGCCTGGCGATCAGTGCTTTCTATGAACTGATCGAATGGTGGGTTGCGGAGCTGACCGGCGACTCGGCAGAGGCCTTCCTTGGGACCCAGGGGTATGTGTGGGACACCCAATCGGACATGGCGCTGGCGTTTTTCGGGGCCATCCTGTCCCTGGTGGTTCTCTCAAAAATTCACGACAGGCAGTTAAAAGCGGTCGCATGA
- a CDS encoding OsmC family protein, whose amino-acid sequence MMATGKINGVDVDRLASTIDAIKGDPGIASFRFRATNRWDEGGHTETTIHDFYGARQDLTHQRDFHIHADEPDLLLGKDMGANPVELALSALASCLTTSLVYHAAARGITVRAVESDLDGELDLRGFLGLSDKVRNGYKNINVNFRVDADADQSTIDELIQLAQKRSPVFDIISNPVSIKVNGGPMRSAKH is encoded by the coding sequence ATGATGGCAACAGGAAAAATCAACGGCGTTGACGTCGATAGGCTAGCCAGCACCATCGACGCCATCAAAGGCGACCCCGGCATAGCCTCTTTCCGCTTCAGGGCCACCAACCGCTGGGACGAAGGCGGCCACACCGAAACGACCATTCACGACTTCTACGGGGCCAGGCAGGACCTGACCCATCAACGCGATTTCCACATCCATGCCGATGAACCCGACCTGCTCCTGGGCAAAGACATGGGCGCCAACCCGGTCGAACTTGCCTTGTCCGCCCTGGCAAGTTGCCTGACGACCAGCCTGGTCTACCACGCAGCAGCGCGAGGGATCACTGTGCGTGCGGTCGAATCGGACCTCGACGGGGAACTCGACCTGAGGGGATTCCTGGGCCTGTCCGACAAGGTCCGCAACGGCTACAAAAACATCAATGTCAACTTCAGAGTCGATGCCGATGCTGACCAGTCCACGATCGACGAGCTGATTCAGCTTGCCCAGAAACGCTCGCCGGTCTTCGACATCATCAGCAACCCCGTCTCCATCAAGGTAAATGGAGGACCGATGCGGTCAGCCAAGCATTAA
- a CDS encoding bacteriohemerythrin produces the protein MEFFKWKDQFSVQIPEMDIQHQKFFFLLNQIHQFNEEKRNNSEFLEGHFRELFAYVVTHFDDEEKLLEQTGYEGLALQKKQHKYFKEQLVQLRDQHFKGNAAVPQSVLNFMRDWFLNHILEVDKQYGDYFKNQ, from the coding sequence ATGGAGTTTTTCAAGTGGAAAGACCAGTTCAGCGTTCAAATTCCCGAAATGGACATTCAACATCAAAAGTTTTTCTTTCTTTTGAACCAGATTCACCAGTTTAACGAGGAAAAACGAAACAATTCAGAATTTCTTGAAGGACATTTCAGGGAATTGTTTGCCTACGTGGTGACTCATTTCGATGACGAGGAAAAGTTATTGGAGCAGACCGGTTATGAGGGGTTAGCCTTGCAAAAAAAGCAGCACAAGTATTTTAAAGAGCAATTAGTCCAACTTCGCGATCAGCATTTCAAAGGAAATGCAGCAGTGCCCCAAAGCGTCCTGAATTTCATGCGGGACTGGTTTTTAAATCACATCCTTGAAGTAGATAAGCAGTACGGGGACTATTTCAAAAATCAGTAA
- a CDS encoding NAD(P)-dependent oxidoreductase, with translation MTILVVGGTGATGRLLVSELLERGQNVKVILRSADKLPENVKNHKRLSIIQASVLSLSDADLTLHVKGCAAVASCLGHNLTFHGIFGPPRRLVTDATRRLCNAIRANKAEVPTRFVLMNTAGNSNRDLDEPISFAQRCVIGLLRLLLPPHLDNEKAADYLRINIGPSNEAIEWAAVRPDSLINETEVSPYEVHPSPTRSTIFNAGSTSRINVAHFMADLITDDEIWSKWKGQMPVIYNKGH, from the coding sequence ATGACAATCCTTGTTGTCGGAGGAACCGGGGCGACCGGACGGTTGCTTGTTTCGGAACTTCTCGAACGGGGGCAGAACGTCAAGGTGATTCTACGATCGGCAGATAAGTTGCCTGAGAACGTTAAGAATCACAAGCGCTTGTCCATAATCCAGGCAAGCGTATTGAGTCTTAGCGACGCTGATCTGACCCTGCATGTCAAAGGGTGTGCTGCGGTAGCGTCGTGTCTTGGGCACAACCTGACTTTTCATGGCATATTCGGTCCCCCTCGCAGGCTTGTGACCGATGCAACTCGCCGTTTGTGCAATGCCATCAGAGCTAACAAGGCAGAAGTGCCAACCAGGTTTGTGTTGATGAACACAGCCGGCAACAGCAACCGCGATCTTGACGAGCCGATTTCCTTCGCCCAGCGATGCGTCATCGGGCTTCTTCGGCTGCTGCTGCCTCCGCATCTGGACAACGAGAAGGCTGCGGACTACCTGCGGATCAATATCGGCCCGAGTAACGAGGCGATCGAGTGGGCTGCGGTTCGCCCCGACAGTTTGATCAATGAGACCGAGGTCAGTCCCTACGAGGTGCATCCCTCGCCGACCAGAAGTACGATATTCAATGCGGGTTCAACCAGTCGGATCAACGTTGCCCACTTTATGGCTGATCTCATCACCGATGATGAAATATGGAGCAAGTGGAAGGGGCAGATGCCCGTGATCTACAACAAGGGGCATTAG
- a CDS encoding DUF1871 family protein yields the protein MKNKAQYEIIFEIVRSEIIKWDPYELIQGGAPDDEFDQEIAQIVAKLENITLENDLKTIIAGIFSKTFESEHFTPIECGDVANKIEKSLSKIKCI from the coding sequence ATGAAAAATAAAGCACAATACGAAATAATTTTTGAAATTGTACGAAGTGAAATTATCAAATGGGACCCCTACGAATTAATTCAAGGTGGAGCACCAGATGATGAATTTGACCAAGAAATAGCGCAAATAGTTGCAAAATTAGAAAATATCACACTAGAAAATGACTTAAAAACTATCATCGCAGGCATCTTTAGCAAAACCTTCGAATCTGAGCACTTCACTCCCATTGAATGTGGGGACGTTGCAAATAAAATCGAAAAATCATTAAGTAAAATAAAATGCATCTAA
- a CDS encoding IS3 family transposase (programmed frameshift) — translation MGRRTFTKEFKREAAGLVVDQGYSIAEACRATGVGSTAMSRWVKQLQGEYGGVTPKAQALTPEQQRIQELEEQVRKLEREKSIPKKGYRSLNVGRSKIFALIDHLREHGNVQQLCSLLEIPRSSYYDYRDRRKKIDVERLRLRAKATEIFNKSRQSAGSRSIMSKLRQDGEIVGRFKVRRLMKEANLVSKQPRPPAYKVAKVERPDIPNHLDRQFDVQQPNQVWCGDITYVWAQGRWIYLAVILDLYSRRVVGWSLSEKVDADLTIAALDHAYQLRGQPTAVTFHSDQGCQYASKSFRQRLWRYRIKQSMSRRGNCWDNAPMERVFRSYKSEWMPSAGYTSFDEAQKDIGRYLMDYYNWYRPHQRNGGRAPAVAEKNPILLSGNS, via the exons ATGGGAAGACGGACCTTTACCAAAGAGTTCAAACGCGAAGCCGCCGGACTTGTTGTGGATCAGGGCTATTCAATAGCCGAAGCCTGTCGTGCGACAGGTGTCGGGTCAACGGCCATGAGCCGCTGGGTTAAACAGCTTCAGGGCGAATATGGCGGAGTGACACCGAAAGCACAGGCGTTGACACCCGAGCAACAACGAATCCAAGAGCTAGAGGAACAAGTCAGAAAACTGGAAAGAGAGAAATCGATCC CTAAAAAAGGCTACCGCTCTCTTAATGTCGGACGATCTAAAATCTTCGCGCTGATCGACCACTTAAGGGAGCATGGAAACGTCCAGCAGCTGTGTTCATTATTGGAAATTCCCCGTTCGAGCTATTACGACTATCGGGATCGCCGCAAAAAAATTGATGTCGAGCGTTTGCGGTTGCGCGCTAAAGCTACTGAAATATTCAACAAAAGTCGCCAGTCCGCAGGCAGCCGAAGCATTATGAGCAAGCTACGCCAAGACGGTGAAATTGTCGGGCGCTTTAAAGTTCGGCGGCTGATGAAAGAAGCTAATCTCGTCAGTAAACAACCCAGGCCACCCGCCTACAAAGTGGCAAAAGTTGAGAGGCCGGACATACCGAATCACTTAGATCGACAGTTCGATGTTCAGCAGCCAAACCAGGTCTGGTGTGGCGATATCACTTATGTCTGGGCACAAGGGCGATGGATATATCTCGCCGTGATCCTGGATCTGTACAGCCGCCGAGTCGTTGGTTGGAGTCTGTCTGAAAAAGTCGATGCCGATTTAACTATTGCGGCACTTGACCATGCTTACCAGTTGCGCGGGCAGCCTACGGCTGTGACGTTTCACTCAGATCAAGGCTGTCAATATGCCAGCAAATCATTTCGCCAACGCTTATGGCGTTATCGGATAAAACAGAGCATGAGCCGGCGGGGCAACTGCTGGGACAACGCACCGATGGAGCGTGTGTTTCGCAGCTATAAAAGTGAATGGATGCCTTCAGCCGGTTACACATCTTTCGATGAGGCCCAAAAGGATATTGGCCGATATCTTATGGATTATTACAACTGGTACCGCCCCCATCAGAGAAATGGCGGGCGTGCTCCTGCTGTCGCGGAAAAAAATCCTATTTTACTGTCCGGAAATAGTTGA
- a CDS encoding transposase, with protein MPRANRHFLPGHIWHITHRCHKKEFLLKFSQDRQRYIQWLYQGRKRFGVSVLNYTVTCNHVHLLVKNDCSENNIPALMQLVSGRVGQEYNQRKGRKGAFWEDRYHATAIESGPHLTRCLTYIDLNMVRAGVVKHPAEWPHGGYQEVYGTRRRNTILNLDALLGALEFSSVSQLREVYGDWIDEALLTEDGLREEHWTRSIAVGSSDFIRQTQAALGARGKPRDIFKCGEAFVLREAEANYGPDFGLKNRAMGPEEG; from the coding sequence GTGCCCAGAGCGAATCGGCATTTCCTCCCTGGCCACATCTGGCACATTACGCACCGATGCCATAAGAAAGAATTTTTGCTGAAGTTTTCTCAGGATCGGCAACGCTACATTCAGTGGCTATACCAGGGACGAAAACGGTTCGGTGTTAGCGTCCTGAACTACACGGTAACCTGCAATCATGTGCATTTATTGGTCAAAAATGATTGCAGCGAAAACAATATCCCTGCGCTGATGCAGCTTGTATCCGGACGGGTAGGGCAAGAATACAACCAGCGCAAAGGCCGCAAGGGAGCGTTTTGGGAAGACCGTTATCATGCCACGGCGATTGAATCGGGGCCGCACCTGACAAGGTGCCTCACCTATATCGATTTGAACATGGTACGTGCCGGAGTAGTCAAACACCCCGCCGAGTGGCCCCATGGAGGGTATCAAGAAGTTTACGGGACCCGGCGGCGCAACACTATCCTTAACCTTGACGCACTCCTGGGAGCTCTGGAATTCTCCTCCGTAAGTCAGTTGAGAGAGGTTTACGGAGACTGGATCGACGAAGCCCTGCTCACTGAGGATGGACTGCGGGAAGAGCACTGGACTCGGAGCATTGCTGTTGGAAGCTCTGATTTTATTCGACAGACCCAAGCGGCACTTGGTGCTCGAGGAAAACCCCGCGATATTTTTAAATGTGGGGAAGCATTTGTGCTCCGCGAGGCAGAGGCAAACTATGGACCCGATTTTGGCCTCAAAAATCGGGCTATGGGTCCTGAAGAGGGGTGA
- the ltrA gene encoding group II intron reverse transcriptase/maturase codes for MHVSGKSDEGVVSLKRTNKGVQPETLGQSPAESVEKRPSAKGNPIQATVTGTQRSEATSSGLARVREAAKRDKELRFTNLLHHISVEQLHAAYLTLNRGAATGVDDMTWGEYGEGLEERLAKLHDQLHGGRYRAKPSKRTWIPKSDGRQRPIGIAALEDKIVQQALVGILQLIYEEDFLGFSYGARPGRNQHNALDAIYVAIKQRKVNWVLDADIRGFFDNLDHGWLMKFVEHRVADRRVLRLIHKFLRAGVSEDGKWSKTVVGTPQGAVISPLLANIYLHYVLDLWVNWWRNHHARGEVYIVRYCDDFVMGVQYPSDAKRFHDELRKRLGKFGLELHDDKTRLIEFGRFAVQNRKNRGEGKPETFDFLGFTHICSERRKDGKFQLLRKTIGKRLREKIKKVRQTLQRHRHKPIPELGRWLRSVVQGHFNYYAVPGNREACDAFRTQIGFAWLRALRSRSQKGKSLTWERMQRKMMRRWIPTARVLHPYPDQRFCV; via the coding sequence ATGCACGTCTCTGGGAAGTCGGACGAAGGCGTAGTATCGTTGAAGCGGACGAACAAAGGTGTTCAACCAGAAACGCTTGGCCAATCACCGGCGGAGTCCGTGGAGAAAAGGCCTTCGGCCAAAGGGAACCCTATCCAGGCGACCGTGACCGGCACACAGAGGTCGGAAGCAACGTCGAGCGGCTTGGCTAGGGTACGAGAAGCAGCGAAGCGGGACAAGGAACTTCGCTTTACCAATTTACTGCATCACATCAGTGTCGAACAACTCCACGCGGCCTACCTCACTCTCAACCGGGGAGCGGCCACCGGAGTCGACGACATGACGTGGGGGGAGTATGGCGAGGGTTTGGAAGAGCGCCTCGCGAAACTCCATGATCAACTTCATGGTGGACGGTATCGGGCCAAGCCGAGCAAAAGGACCTGGATACCCAAATCCGACGGGCGACAACGGCCCATCGGCATTGCCGCCTTGGAGGACAAGATTGTACAACAGGCATTGGTGGGAATCCTTCAACTGATCTACGAGGAGGACTTTCTCGGTTTCAGCTACGGCGCCAGACCGGGACGAAACCAGCACAACGCACTGGATGCGATCTACGTCGCGATCAAGCAGCGGAAGGTGAACTGGGTTCTGGATGCGGATATCCGCGGATTCTTCGATAACCTCGATCATGGGTGGTTGATGAAGTTCGTGGAACACCGTGTCGCCGACAGACGAGTTCTCCGGCTGATTCACAAGTTCCTACGAGCCGGAGTCTCCGAAGACGGTAAGTGGTCCAAGACAGTGGTGGGGACACCACAAGGGGCCGTGATATCGCCTCTACTAGCGAATATCTACTTGCACTACGTCTTGGACCTCTGGGTGAACTGGTGGAGAAACCACCATGCACGCGGCGAAGTCTACATCGTGCGCTATTGCGATGACTTCGTCATGGGAGTCCAATACCCGTCGGATGCTAAACGTTTCCATGATGAACTTCGGAAGCGACTGGGCAAATTCGGATTGGAACTCCACGACGACAAAACCCGGTTAATCGAATTTGGCCGTTTTGCCGTCCAAAACCGCAAAAACCGTGGGGAAGGGAAGCCAGAAACGTTCGACTTCCTTGGATTCACTCACATCTGCTCTGAACGCCGAAAGGACGGAAAATTCCAGCTTCTACGAAAAACGATCGGGAAACGCCTTCGCGAAAAGATAAAGAAGGTCCGTCAGACCCTGCAACGGCATCGGCATAAGCCGATTCCAGAATTAGGGAGATGGCTACGATCGGTGGTGCAGGGACACTTCAATTACTACGCCGTCCCTGGAAATCGAGAAGCCTGTGATGCCTTCCGAACGCAAATCGGTTTTGCATGGTTGCGAGCACTCCGTAGCCGAAGCCAGAAAGGCAAAAGCCTAACCTGGGAACGTATGCAAAGAAAGATGATGAGAAGATGGATCCCCACAGCGCGGGTGCTGCACCCTTACCCGGATCAACGCTTCTGCGTCTGA
- a CDS encoding transposase, which produces MTGVSVLNYTVTCNHVHLLVKNDCSENNIPALMQLVSGRVGQEYNQRKGRKGAFWEDRYHAAAIESGPLLARCLTYIDLNMVRAGVVKHPSEWPHGGYQEVYGTRRRNTVLDLDGLLGVLEFSSVSQLREVYGDWIDEALLTEDGLREEHWTRSIAVGSPDFIRQTQAALGARGKPRDIFQCGEAFVLGEAEENYGPDFGFNNRAIALEKG; this is translated from the coding sequence CTGACAGGTGTTAGCGTCCTGAACTACACGGTAACCTGCAATCATGTGCATTTATTGGTCAAAAATGATTGCAGCGAAAACAATATCCCAGCGCTGATGCAGCTTGTTTCCGGACGGGTAGGGCAGGAATACAACCAGCGCAAAGGCCGCAAGGGAGCATTTTGGGAAGACCGTTACCATGCCGCGGCGATTGAATCGGGGCCCCTCCTGGCAAGGTGCCTCACCTATATCGATTTGAATATGGTACGTGCCGGAGTAGTCAAACACCCCTCCGAGTGGCCCCATGGAGGGTATCAAGAAGTTTACGGGACCCGGCGGCGCAACACCGTCCTTGACCTTGACGGACTCCTGGGGGTTCTGGAATTCTCCTCCGTAAGTCAGTTAAGAGAGGTTTACGGAGACTGGATCGACGAAGCCCTGCTCACTGAGGATGGGCTGCGGGAAGAGCACTGGACTCGGAGCATTGCTGTTGGAAGCCCTGATTTTATTCGACAGACCCAAGCGGCACTTGGTGCTCGAGGAAAACCCCGCGATATTTTTCAATGTGGGGAGGCATTTGTGCTAGGCGAGGCAGAGGAAAACTATGGACCCGATTTTGGCTTCAATAATCGGGCTATAGCCCTTGAAAAGGGGTAA